The Methylomonas rhizoryzae genome includes the window GTAACAATGCCGATTGCTTTTTCTCCACGCCGCCAAAACGCAAGGTCTGGCCATCTATCTGAGAAATCAACAACGTGTCCCAAAACCAACCGGATTCGATGCCAATAGCTGGCTGAATACTTAGTACGTGATGTTGATGTTTCTTTTGAAACTTGTCCGTCAACACCAGCGTTTCTTGGTCGAGAGCAAAGGCGTGAAAGCGGCGATCATTAGCAAACCACTTGGCCCATTGACTCAGTTGGTAACGTGGTAAGTGGTTAGGCATTGGCGTCTGCATATATCCTTAACTTATTTAAATCCGATTGCCGAGTCAGCACTACCAAGTAACGAGAGTGGCCAAAATAACGAAATTAACATTTTTACGTCGGTACAAGCAAAGTAAAAGCTGAAGCAGCCGGATTTAGACCGTAACTATTGAGGGCGATTTTGCATCCGTAATCGGTGTGGTATTACATAGTGGCTTTGGCGGCTGGCCCGGTTTATCGGTCCATTCCCAGATCACGCACAACGCCAGCCAATAGGCATGGGCGGTTTTCGGTGCCAGGTCGCGGTGGGCTTTCCAGAAGTCAATGACATGACGTTTGCCGATTTCGTGCAGGTTATGCGGCCGTTCCGTCTGTTCGATAAATTCCACGAACTTGATCATGCGACCGACCTGCAAGCGGCGATGGGCTTTGGAACCCTGGCGGACATAGTGGTGGGCCAGAGCCTGGATCTGCTTAACCAATATAGACACGCACCACCTCCAGACGCTCATGCCCCAGTTCCTGTGACAGGATGCTGCGGGCGCTGTGATCCAGTGCCTCAGCGGCTTCCAGGCTTATGTTGAGTTGGATTGCCATGTAGCTGTGCCACGCTGATGTGGTGATTGCTTTTTTGATCGGCGCCGGTACGCCGGTTAATGCCTGGTACCGCTGCTGGGCATAATGGTGGCGTTGGCCGTGAAACTGGAATTGCTGTTGTTGCGCCTGGCGGTAGCAATGGTCGCGAAAATCGACATAGCGCAGATTGACGGGAATCATCGATGCTCCGTCCTGCAGGTCGGCTGCTTGTTCCAATGCCACCAAGGCTTCCGCAGATACTGGCACGTGGCGCCGTTTGCCGCCTTTGGTGCCGCTAAAGACGGTGATGCGGTCTTCCCGTTGTGCTTGGCGAAGTGCTTTTTGTGCATCCAGCAAGGCCGATATTCCTTGAAACGCAAGCCTAATGTCCGTTGCAGATTGAGCAAGACGGTAATGCGTTCGTCGTCGACGCTGATTTGCAACTGTTCGTGCTGCAACTGTGGCATGGCTTTGCTGGTTTCCGGAATGTAGCGCCGCTTGGGTATGCCGCAATCACGCGTTGGACTGACCGTCTGCCATTCACCTTGCGTTGCAGACGTCATGATGCTGTTGACTGCCGAGACATACAGTTGCGCAGTCGAGGCTTTCAATTCGTTGCGTTCCACCCTAGCTTTCAACGCCTGGCCATAAGCCATCACGTGCTCGCGTTTAATGTCTTCCATGCGTTTAATGCCTTAGGTTTGTTCCAGCCATTTGGCAAACACCGACCAGCGCTCGGCGAGTGTGCCGCGCGTGGCGAAGGCCTTGCCCGATTGATGGGCGCAGGCTTTACCGGCTCGGGTCAGATTGCGACTGCCAAGACCGAGATTGCGGCTTCGCTTTCGACTCGCCATCAATGGTTTTGGCGCTTGGTCATCAGGAGGACTGACACACGCGCCTGGGTCAGTCTGGTTTGCTTGGTGTTGGTAAGGTCGATCGATTGACATGGTTAACCTCCAGAAAAATGGGTAGGCAACAGACTCCCTTGTCCAAAGCGGACTGGCACTGATGTCATGGGCAATGCCATGCAGATCAGCCGTCGGCTTTGAACAAGGGAGCCGTGGTGGCCTTGGTAAAACTGTTGTTCTTTCGTCATGAGCGGGGGACCCCGGCTCCAACCCCACTTCGGTATACAAGGCCAAACTCATG containing:
- a CDS encoding integrase domain-containing protein, whose amino-acid sequence is MEDIKREHVMAYGQALKARVERNELKASTAQLYVSAVNSIMTSATQGEWQTVSPTRDCGIPKRRYIPETSKAMPQLQHEQLQISVDDERITVLLNLQRTLGLRFKEYRPCWMHKKHFAKHNGKTASPSLAAPKAANGATCQYLRKPWWHWNKQPTCRTEHR